DNA from Sulfurimonas gotlandica GD1:
GAGCTAAGGAGGCATGTGAGTCATAAATGACTAAAATTTTCTTGTATTTTCAATTTCTTGATTTTATTAAAAATCAAAGCTTCAGTGCCCAAGCGGCTAGCCTATGTAAAAAGGTGGTACGCCCGATAGGATTCGAACCTATAACCCTCGGAGCCGAAATCCGAAACTCTATCCAGTTGAGCCACGAACGCTTCTAATTAATTTTATTTGTTATTTTAAAAAGTTTTTATATTTATGATTATTGAATGGGGTGAGATACGGGATTCGAACCCGCGACCCCCGGCACCACAAACCAGTGCTCTAACCAACTGAGCTAATCTCACCATACGAAAGTTATAAATATAAAAGTGGTCGGGGTGAAAGGACTCGAACCTTCGGCCCCCTGGTCCCAAACCAGGTACTCTAACCATACTGAGCTACACCCCGACCTTCACAAGAACCAAGCGATAGTGCTGATTAATGAGGCGAAATTATAGTCAATAATGTTTTGAATGTCAATGCTTTTTTGACATTTCTTTCATATCTTTTAATTTTCTAGTATAATTACTTCGATTTAAGGGGATAAATACGTATGAAAATAGCTAGATTTAGTAGGATTGGGTTCATATTGGCAGCAGCTGGAAGCGCTGTTGGGCTTGGTAATATATGGAAATTTCCATATATTGCAGGTGAATATGGTGGTGGAGCTTTTGTTCTTATATATCTTGTTACCGTTTTACTCATAGGTTTTTCTATTATGATAGCAGAGATGTTAATTGGATATATGGGAAGAAAAGATGGAGTTACATCTTTTGAGAATTTGGCACCTAAACATAAACATATTTGGAAATATGGTGGCTTTCAAGGGCTAGCCGGTCTTTTTATTATGATTTTTTACTCTGTCGTTATTGGATGGATATTTCACTATATAGTTACATCCCTATCTTATCTTCCTGCTACAGTAAAAGAAGCCGAAACAACATTCAACGCTATGCTTCACACGGACATCTGGACACAACTTTTTTATCATACAATTGCATTTATATGGATAACTCACGTTTTAACAAGAGGTATTAAAGGCGGGATTGAAAAAGTAAATATGGTTTTAATGCCAACTCTTATGATTATTTTACTAGGAATGTTTGCTTATGCTACTACGCTTGATTCATTTGGCAGAGCAGTTAATTTTATGTTTGAACCTGATTGGTCTAAAATAGATTCTGAAGCTTTCGTAACTGCGGTAGGTCATGCCTTCTTCACTCTCTCTCTTGGTATGGGTGCTATCATGACCTATTCAGCTTCTATGGAGAAAAATTCAAATCTTGTCCAAAATGCTTTTTGGGTAGTGTTTTTAGATACAACAATAGCCATTGTTGCAGGGCTTATGTTATTTACTTTTCTTTATCAATATGGAGCAGGTCCCGCAAAAGGTCCAGGCCTAGTTTTCATCTCTCTTCCTGCAGCATTTTATGAAATGGGAATTATTGGTAATTTCTTTGCCGTCTTATTCTTCTTAGCTCTTGCCTTTGCGGGTCTTACATCTTCCGTATCTCTAGTTGAGCCTATGGTTCAGTATTTCATAGACAGATTTAGCTGGAGTAGAGTAAAGGCTTCTGTTGCAATGGGTCTATTCTTCTATCTTATAGGTATAATCGCCCTACTTTCAAACATAGATGGATATAAAGAAGCTCTTACATTCGGAGATAAAAACTTCTTTGACTGGGTTGATCATGTAACAGCTGCTATCATGCTTCCTCTTGGTGGACTCATAATGGCACTCTTTGTAGGATTTGTAATAGAGAAGCAGAGAGTTGAATCAATCCTTAGACCTCAGTTGGGCTTTGCATTTGAGGCTTGGTATTTTTCACTTCGATACATAACTCCAGTTGCAATGTTTATAGTTATGTTATCTTTAATGGGAGTTTTATAATTATGAATCATATTACAAGAGAGTGTAAACAGATACTAATAGACGAAGGTATAGATGCGAACTCTACTATAGACTTTGATGTAAACGGAGAAGTTCATACAATGACTTTTGAATATATTATAGATACATTTATGCAAGCATCTGATGAGTCTCAGTTGGTTTTCTATGCTGCCCTGCAAAAAGCACTGGATGCTAAAGATATGGGAGTTGATAAATTCTTTGAAGGCATGGGACAACTTCTGCTAATGACACATTTGTCAAAGAATATTGAAATTTAAGAAGAAGTGATTTAACTATTTGTTAAAATTAGTCTAATGAGTAATTTTAACAAATATATAGCACTTGGTGCTCTTTTTATCGTATCTGTATTTTCTCTATTCTACCCTATAGATGTTTTTAGTGAAAAGGGTGTAGAGTTACAAAAACATATACTTGTGAATCAAGCCCAAACACACTTTCAAGACCAAGTAAATACTAGAAAATGGGTTGCAAAATATGGGGGTGTTTATGTCAAGCCTCTAGAGGGTGAAAAACCAAACCAGTATCTCCCTGACAACACTCTGTATGTAGATGAAAATCTGACACTTTTTAAAGTAAACCCAGCATGGATGACTAGACAACTATCAGAGATAGCAGATATTAAAGATTTTCACTTCCGCATAACAAGCCTAATACCAATAAACCCAAATAACAAAGCGACTCCATTTGAAGAAAGAGCATTAAAGCATATTGATAGAACAGGACAAAAAGAGTACTATGAAATAAGTGAAGGATCCAACTTTGAGTATATGGGAGCATTAGTCACCACTAAAGCCTGTCTTCCATGTCACGAACATCAAGGCTATAAACTTGGTGATGTAAGAGGTGGAATTAGTGTCAGTTTAAGTAGTGCAGAGTTTAGAACTGTTACATCATCAATAAAAAATAGAGCGATAATTTTAAAAATATTTGTACTGTTTTTCCTACTAAGTATTACGCTACTTATATA
Protein-coding regions in this window:
- a CDS encoding sodium-dependent transporter, which encodes MKIARFSRIGFILAAAGSAVGLGNIWKFPYIAGEYGGGAFVLIYLVTVLLIGFSIMIAEMLIGYMGRKDGVTSFENLAPKHKHIWKYGGFQGLAGLFIMIFYSVVIGWIFHYIVTSLSYLPATVKEAETTFNAMLHTDIWTQLFYHTIAFIWITHVLTRGIKGGIEKVNMVLMPTLMIILLGMFAYATTLDSFGRAVNFMFEPDWSKIDSEAFVTAVGHAFFTLSLGMGAIMTYSASMEKNSNLVQNAFWVVFLDTTIAIVAGLMLFTFLYQYGAGPAKGPGLVFISLPAAFYEMGIIGNFFAVLFFLALAFAGLTSSVSLVEPMVQYFIDRFSWSRVKASVAMGLFFYLIGIIALLSNIDGYKEALTFGDKNFFDWVDHVTAAIMLPLGGLIMALFVGFVIEKQRVESILRPQLGFAFEAWYFSLRYITPVAMFIVMLSLMGVL